One Caretta caretta isolate rCarCar2 chromosome 24, rCarCar1.hap1, whole genome shotgun sequence genomic region harbors:
- the LOC125625666 gene encoding chemerin-like receptor 1, whose protein sequence is MAVEGTSLPTTLLDVSSTFYYDDPMYNDEDMVRKQALFNSMHVVTMVIYSIAFGLGVTGNGLVIFITGFRMKRTVNTIWFLNLAVADFIFTFFLPFSLAYTALGFHWPFGRALCKINSTLAFLNLYASVYLLMVISIDRCISVVRPVWAQNHRTPHLAFLVALGVWVVALALCSPNLYFRHTAPSPYNKNITNCYNNFDSVGEGATEEQRNKRKNTNHRAMIISRFILGFLIPFTVIVCCYGAILVKLRRNQLARSGKPFKVIAAVIVAFFLCWLPYHIFSFLEMNRTPSMDTTLIVGLPLTASLAFINSCLNPILYVFMGQDFKEKLRRSLFSAFETAFSEEAASITANTKSKSTDMDSQVF, encoded by the coding sequence ATGGCTGTGGAGGGCACCTCTCTTCCCACAACTCTGTTGGATGTCTCCTCCACCTTCTATTATGATGATCCTATGTACAATGATGAAGATATGGTCCGTAAGCAAGCGCTCTTCAATAGCATGCATGTGGTCACTATGGTCATCTATTCCATTGCCTTCGGACTGGGAGTGACGGGCAACGGGCTGGTCATCTTCATCACTGGCTTCCGGATGAAGAGGACAGTCAACACCATCTGGTTTCTCAACCTGGCCGTGGCCGACTTCATCTTCACCTTCTTTCTCCCCTTCAGTTTGGCCTACACAGCCCTGGGCTTCCACTGGCCATTTGGGAGGGCATTGTGTAAGATCAACAGCACTTTGGCCTTCCTCAATCTCTACGCCAGCGTCTACCTCCTCATGGTCATCAGCATAGACCGCTGCATCTCCGTAGTGCGCCCTGTGTGGGCCCAGAACCACCGCACACCCCACCTGGCTTTCCTGGTAGCCTTGGGTGTGTGGGTCGTGGCCTTGGCCTTGTGTTCTCCGAACCTATACTTCCGCCACACGGCACCCTCCCCATACAACAAGAATATCACCAACTGCTACAACAATTTCGacagtgtgggggaaggggccaCCGAGGAGCAGAGAAACAAGAGGAAAAACACAAACCACCGGGCCATGATCATCAGCCGCTTTATCTTAGGCTTCCTTATCCCTTTCACTGTCATCGTGTGCTGCTACGGTGCCATCTTGGTCAAGCTAAGGAGGAACCAACTGGCCCGATCTGGGAAGCCCTTCAAGGTCATTGCTGCCGTGATCGTGGCTTTCTTCCTCTGCTGGCTCCCCTACCACATCTTCTCTTTCCTGGAGATGAACCGGACACCCAGCATGGACACCACCCTCATTGTCGGCCTTCCCTTGACCGCCAGCCTGGCCTTCATCAACAGCTGCCTCAATCCCATCCTCTACGTCTTCATGGGTCAGGACTTCAAGGAGAAGCTGCGCCGCTCCCTCTTCTCAGCCTTCGAAACTGCCTTCAGTGAGGAGGCTGCCAGCATCACTGCGAACACGAAGAGCAAGTCCACAGACATGGATTCCCAGGTCTTCTAG